The genomic interval GGGAAGCGGCTGGCCAGGCTCTACGGCGAGCTGGACCTGCTGGCCAGCGAGTGCCTGCGCGCCGGAGTCTGGGAGGGGCTGAACGCGGCGGAGCTCGCGGCGTGCGTCTCCGCCCTGGTGTACGAGGCGCGGCAGGCCGACGACGCGGTGGCGCCGAAGCTGCCGTCGGGGCCCGCGAGGACCGCGCTGGGCGAGATGGTCCGCATCTGGGGCCGGCTCGACTCCCTGGAGGAGGATTTCAAGATCAACCAGGCGGAGGGGGTCGGCCAGCGCGAGCCCGATCTCGGCTTCGCCTGGGCGGTGTACATGTGGGCGTCCGGCCGCTCGCTGGACGAGGTGCTGCGCGAGGCGGACATGCCGGCCGGCGACTTCGTGCGCTGGTGCAAGCAGGTCATCGACGTGCTGGGCCAGGTGGCCGCCGCCGCGCCGCGCGAGAACAGCACGGTGGCCCGGAGCGCCCGCAAGGCGGTCGACGAGGTGCTGCGGGGCGTTGTCGCGTACAGCTCCCTGGGCTGAGACACGCGGAAGCCGGCCGGGCGCGGTCCGGTCGGCTTCTGTGCGGCTTCTTTCCTAGGACCGGCCGCCTCGGCTCATTTTCATCGACGCGCCCGCGCAGACCAGTCCGAGCAGTGCGGTCAGTCCGCCGATGATGACGTTGTTGAGGATGACGCCGGTGTCCGGGCTGCTGCCGACCACCCAGGGCGAGATGATCATCCAGGCGCCCATGGCGCAGATGGCCCAGCTCAGGCCGTACATCCGCTGCGGCATCGCGGTGAACCCGAGGCCGAGCACGGCGA from Streptomyces drozdowiczii carries:
- a CDS encoding SPW repeat protein; this encodes MSNVSHVGHDMAGHPDAPEMSDRYARVMGGRDVALVDAPVFLVGLYCAVSPWVLHFTTSQSALVTHNLVMGIAIAVLGLGFTAMPQRMYGLSWAICAMGAWMIISPWVVGSSPDTGVILNNVIIGGLTALLGLVCAGASMKMSRGGRS